Proteins from one Nakamurella multipartita DSM 44233 genomic window:
- a CDS encoding three-helix bundle dimerization domain-containing protein, translating to MSTQREGFMAPVVVGGRSHRGAAEPGRRADAVRQTARLHEVAQRLAGEFAQLLPPDIVPTVVNQAYRDLVDEVPGEALPEFVFHAARQRLVEAVGADSVGPADRRLPMRRRAS from the coding sequence GTGTCGACACAGCGAGAGGGTTTCATGGCGCCGGTCGTGGTCGGAGGTCGCAGTCACCGAGGTGCAGCCGAACCGGGCCGCCGGGCGGATGCGGTTCGTCAGACCGCCAGGCTGCATGAGGTCGCCCAACGCCTCGCCGGTGAGTTCGCCCAGTTGCTGCCGCCGGACATCGTGCCGACCGTCGTGAATCAGGCCTACCGCGACCTGGTCGACGAGGTACCCGGCGAAGCGTTGCCGGAGTTCGTCTTCCATGCCGCCCGCCAACGGTTGGTCGAGGCGGTCGGGGCCGATTCGGTGGGCCCGGCCGACCGGCGTCTCCCGATGCGCCGGCGGGCGTCGTGA
- a CDS encoding DUF2795 domain-containing protein, with protein sequence MTAATASAVAEATAAAFSFGSATTRELLTAAVAARATNVVLEELLGLSDGRYSSAAELTYCLGERSG encoded by the coding sequence GTGACGGCCGCCACGGCTTCGGCGGTGGCCGAGGCCACCGCGGCGGCGTTCTCGTTCGGTTCGGCGACCACGCGCGAGTTGTTGACGGCCGCCGTGGCCGCCCGAGCCACCAACGTCGTCCTGGAGGAGCTGCTGGGCCTGTCGGACGGTCGGTACTCAAGCGCCGCGGAGCTGACCTACTGCCTCGGCGAGCGGTCCGGCTGA
- a CDS encoding response regulator, whose product MIRTRVLLVEDDQRIRQALGLALADIGFEVVEADSGDQALDRLDHLVVDVVLLDLMLPGVDNLTVCRIPRSCGDLPIIIDSARTDTEGVIEGLESGADDSRRSPSPVRNQPSCSTAAVASVLFR is encoded by the coding sequence GTGATACGCACGCGCGTCCTGCTCGTGGAGGACGACCAACGGATCCGGCAGGCCCTCGGCCTCGCTCTGGCCGACATCGGTTTCGAGGTGGTCGAGGCCGATTCAGGCGATCAGGCGCTCGATCGGCTCGATCATTTGGTCGTCGACGTCGTGCTGCTGGACCTGATGCTGCCCGGGGTCGACAACCTGACGGTATGCCGAATCCCGCGGTCCTGCGGTGATCTGCCGATCATCATCGACAGCGCGAGAACCGACACCGAGGGCGTCATCGAGGGTCTGGAGTCCGGCGCCGACGACTCCCGCCGTTCTCCGTCGCCGGTGCGGAACCAACCGTCCTGCAGCACCGCGGCGGTGGCCTCCGTCCTGTTCAGGTAG
- a CDS encoding ATP-binding protein — protein sequence MLRSLTVVAMVAYVVVVYAIVVVGGGALVGETGAPELWLSVLATAVVAITFEPMRADISRWLARVLRRDRMTPYQVLAQFRQTATDAYPAAELPVRMARVLAEGTGAAAAQVWLTVRGRLELAAIWPAHHADEGGLAATSLEAASVGAPAVGPIEAADAPAVVVEGSRRSVAVRERGELLGALAVVVRDGQELTPVEERLFAGLAGQSALMFRVAGLRAGLEQELVAVRRRTGELRAARRDLVERQDAERQRLERNIHDGAQQQVIALLVNLRLIQTLLGRSPERGARLLGQQVAAARESVDTLTALSSGLYPPMLTQAGPVAALSAAVTDGPIPVELVSSRLPRCPSDVEAAVYFSCLEAVQNAGKHSGAAAVRIEIDGRFGPGGAGEIDVTVADDGRGFDVDERTGSGLLNIRDRIESVRGTVSITSVPGRGTTIRSWIPTASIDIVAHRT from the coding sequence ATGCTGCGATCACTGACTGTTGTCGCGATGGTGGCGTACGTTGTAGTGGTCTACGCCATCGTGGTGGTTGGCGGCGGCGCGCTGGTGGGAGAGACCGGAGCGCCCGAGCTGTGGTTGTCGGTCCTGGCGACGGCCGTCGTCGCCATCACATTCGAGCCCATGCGGGCCGATATTTCCCGATGGCTCGCGCGAGTGCTTCGTCGGGACCGGATGACGCCCTACCAGGTGCTCGCCCAGTTCCGGCAGACGGCGACCGATGCCTATCCCGCGGCGGAACTGCCCGTCCGGATGGCCAGGGTGTTGGCGGAGGGCACCGGCGCGGCCGCGGCGCAGGTCTGGTTGACCGTGCGGGGCCGGCTCGAGCTCGCGGCGATCTGGCCGGCGCACCATGCTGACGAGGGTGGGTTGGCGGCAACCTCGCTCGAGGCTGCGTCGGTCGGGGCGCCGGCCGTCGGGCCTATTGAAGCAGCGGACGCTCCGGCCGTGGTCGTCGAGGGATCCCGGCGGAGCGTGGCCGTCCGCGAGCGCGGCGAACTGCTGGGAGCGCTGGCCGTGGTGGTGCGCGACGGGCAGGAACTGACTCCGGTCGAGGAACGGCTGTTCGCCGGGTTGGCGGGGCAATCGGCCCTCATGTTCCGGGTGGCCGGGCTGCGGGCGGGGCTCGAGCAGGAGCTGGTCGCCGTGCGGCGGCGCACCGGGGAGCTGCGGGCGGCCCGGCGGGACCTGGTCGAACGGCAGGACGCCGAGCGACAACGGCTGGAGCGCAACATTCACGACGGTGCCCAGCAGCAGGTCATCGCCCTGCTGGTCAATCTGCGTCTGATCCAGACGCTGCTCGGGCGTTCCCCGGAGCGAGGTGCCCGGCTGCTGGGCCAGCAGGTGGCGGCCGCACGGGAGAGCGTCGACACCCTCACCGCACTGTCGAGCGGGCTGTACCCGCCGATGCTGACCCAAGCCGGGCCGGTGGCCGCCCTGTCCGCCGCAGTGACGGACGGACCGATCCCAGTGGAGTTGGTGTCGTCCCGACTCCCACGCTGCCCGTCCGATGTGGAGGCCGCGGTGTACTTCAGCTGTCTGGAGGCGGTGCAGAACGCGGGCAAGCATTCGGGTGCCGCCGCCGTCAGGATCGAGATCGACGGTCGGTTCGGTCCCGGCGGCGCCGGCGAGATCGACGTGACCGTCGCCGACGACGGACGAGGATTCGACGTCGACGAGCGGACGGGCAGCGGGCTGCTGAACATTCGCGATCGGATCGAAAGTGTTCGGGGCACCGTGTCGATCACCTCGGTGCCCGGCCGCGGAACCACCATCCGCAGTTGGATCCCCACCGCTTCGATCGACATCGTCGCCCACCGGACCTGA
- a CDS encoding sensor histidine kinase: MVPHLLAVARGLTTGPDARQGQPPGLEQLIGRTETALDELRTVCRGLFPALLERRGLVPALADRLAHTHAHTRVEVDDSADRRLPRAVEAAAYLFCVEMAPADRPGMITLRVENDRLVAAVVADDAGANENAWSDTTTTAAAWQHCRDRVAALDGAVHVHSSGRQATITAIIPVKQR, translated from the coding sequence GTGGTTCCGCATCTGCTGGCGGTCGCCCGTGGGTTGACGACCGGTCCGGACGCCCGTCAGGGCCAACCGCCGGGTCTGGAGCAGTTGATCGGCCGGACCGAGACCGCGCTGGACGAACTGCGCACCGTGTGCCGCGGATTGTTCCCCGCCCTGCTCGAACGGCGTGGCCTGGTGCCGGCACTGGCTGACCGGTTGGCCCACACCCATGCGCACACCCGGGTGGAAGTCGACGATTCCGCCGATCGACGCCTCCCCCGGGCGGTCGAGGCCGCAGCCTACCTGTTCTGTGTGGAAATGGCCCCGGCAGACCGGCCCGGCATGATCACATTGCGGGTGGAGAACGACCGTCTGGTCGCGGCGGTCGTCGCCGACGACGCCGGGGCGAACGAGAACGCCTGGTCCGACACGACGACCACGGCCGCCGCGTGGCAGCACTGCCGGGATCGGGTGGCCGCACTCGACGGTGCGGTGCACGTGCACAGTTCCGGCCGCCAGGCGACGATCACCGCGATCATTCCGGTGAAGCAGCGATGA
- a CDS encoding ABC transporter permease, translating into MTLIAAERIKLVSTRSPWWSAGAAILASVSLSALIAVATAKDGQIGTVASTQFGYVLGMAVVMLMATLAVTTEYAVGTMRTTFMAVPRRSPALIAKTVVVGTLAAVIGLVAAFGAWAISLVLLPEFDLSLSGLDDWRHVTGVGLVYLIAAVIAVSVGTLVRHTAGAVSIVLVWILMAEQLLQLIPGVGAAVAPWLPFNAAKDFIIADGSSATGPFGAGPWASLAYFALVATGMLAVSLAAARRRDA; encoded by the coding sequence ATGACTCTCATCGCCGCCGAGCGCATCAAACTGGTGTCAACCCGGTCCCCGTGGTGGTCGGCCGGCGCGGCGATCCTCGCGTCGGTGAGCCTGAGCGCCCTGATCGCGGTGGCCACCGCGAAGGACGGCCAGATCGGCACGGTCGCCTCGACGCAATTCGGGTACGTGCTGGGAATGGCTGTGGTCATGCTGATGGCCACCCTGGCGGTCACCACCGAGTACGCGGTCGGGACGATGCGGACGACGTTCATGGCGGTCCCCCGCCGCAGCCCGGCGTTGATCGCCAAGACAGTCGTCGTCGGCACGCTGGCCGCCGTCATCGGTCTGGTAGCGGCCTTCGGGGCCTGGGCGATCAGCCTGGTGCTGTTGCCCGAGTTCGACCTGTCCTTGTCGGGCCTGGACGACTGGCGGCACGTCACCGGCGTCGGTCTGGTGTACCTGATTGCCGCTGTGATCGCGGTGTCGGTCGGCACTCTGGTCCGGCACACGGCCGGCGCCGTTTCGATCGTGCTCGTCTGGATCCTGATGGCCGAGCAGCTGCTGCAACTGATCCCCGGCGTCGGGGCGGCGGTGGCGCCGTGGTTACCGTTCAATGCGGCCAAGGACTTCATTATCGCGGACGGCTCGTCCGCGACCGGACCCTTCGGCGCCGGTCCCTGGGCCTCCCTCGCGTACTTCGCGCTCGTCGCAACCGGCATGCTCGCCGTCTCATTGGCGGCGGCGCGCCGACGGGACGCGTGA
- a CDS encoding ABC transporter ATP-binding protein, translated as MIETRCLTKRYGGTTAVDDLSFRVEPGRVTGFLGPNGSGKSTTMRMILGLDRPTAGAALVNGQPYQDLKYPLRTVGALLDAKWVHPNRSARSHLRWLAASGQIPKARIDAVLDQVGLTGAADRRAGAFSLGMSQRLGIAAALLGDPEILLFDEPVNGLDPEGIVWIRQIMKQLAGEGRTILVSSHLLPEIALTATDLIVIGRGRLIKAASTTDFVESASHSTVRVGTLQIDELTAALKRAGVHVEPDADSDFSLIVTGTDIARVGTLAAAAGVVLTELSVQRASLEDAFMHITGHDIEYTAGDSVDGADRIPALAGAGRWMR; from the coding sequence GTGATCGAAACCCGCTGCCTGACAAAACGTTACGGAGGGACTACGGCCGTCGACGACCTGTCATTTCGTGTCGAGCCCGGCCGGGTGACCGGCTTCCTCGGACCAAACGGATCCGGGAAATCGACCACCATGCGCATGATCCTGGGGCTGGACCGGCCGACCGCCGGCGCTGCCCTGGTCAACGGCCAGCCGTACCAGGACCTGAAGTACCCGCTACGCACGGTCGGTGCCTTGCTCGATGCGAAGTGGGTGCACCCCAACCGATCCGCTCGATCCCATCTGCGGTGGCTGGCCGCCTCCGGCCAGATTCCCAAAGCGCGCATCGACGCCGTTCTCGACCAGGTGGGATTGACTGGCGCGGCCGATCGCCGCGCCGGCGCGTTCTCCCTGGGTATGTCCCAGCGACTCGGGATCGCCGCCGCGTTGCTCGGAGATCCGGAGATCCTGCTGTTCGACGAGCCGGTGAACGGCCTCGACCCGGAGGGGATCGTCTGGATCCGGCAGATCATGAAGCAACTGGCCGGCGAGGGTCGGACGATCCTCGTCTCAAGCCACCTGCTGCCGGAAATAGCCCTAACGGCAACAGATCTGATCGTCATCGGGCGAGGCCGGCTGATCAAGGCTGCCTCGACGACCGACTTCGTCGAATCCGCATCGCACTCGACCGTTCGGGTCGGCACCCTGCAGATCGACGAGTTGACCGCCGCCCTCAAACGCGCCGGAGTCCACGTCGAACCCGACGCCGACAGCGATTTCTCGCTGATCGTCACTGGCACCGACATTGCCCGGGTCGGCACGCTCGCCGCCGCAGCCGGAGTCGTGCTCACCGAACTCTCCGTCCAGCGAGCCTCGCTGGAGGACGCCTTCATGCACATCACCGGTCACGACATCGAATACACCGCCGGCGATTCCGTCGATGGTGCGGACAGGATCCCGGCCCTGGCCGGCGCAGGGAGGTGGATGCGATGA
- a CDS encoding eCIS core domain-containing protein, whose translation MNEALARLQGRGRPLPSSIAGRMGGAMGADLSDVRIHTGSEPANLARSVQATAFTLGRDIYFGAGSYAPHTTSGRRLLAHELAHTVEQGAAASGPGPVIGRAADPAEKQADRVADNVLRVLRQQTHNPADPGGATRGDGSSTSPLSALREPSAGDTAPGRAPGEAPRSGLVGRQLRRMVGFEAELMVPSLGPSANQLKYTKDPDDVTDSIKSFLDGGVPYGTDIGGKTADVDVRLDSDHGGSIDRTPIVSKLAELGWISGKPSEPRTKIEFVTKAVDELAPGSNKRLRTVGLALKGQLTDALSQAKSGQMKQLGAPAKAGYMTGVPVADLEWWWLMGKESSEMDAMVQDYLTNGIQDDVYLQATVGVVPSSLIKFFAQAALPGGKVELAPPSQARQQILGLVQEVTSDLEKKFTAAPEEHWVKKLDQVSKDAFLGLLGLIYSYLLGDTLHQTSGGTLSTVKNAVPFLIKMSPYGLLASTAPHMLKDSPPPREFVRSIGSFLKKSNYLQVAYWVEEARKEGPTAVGEGKLGAKLEARPSSTRLVKGDYTDFVEQVLLGSGGAIEVVVGKALPAPDKPPTDSGGVDVFFELYNQSGIPLEYRAITKRYKVSEVLPAIGEIISDVRMAGMSGLTEEQKAKVKEAYESDV comes from the coding sequence ATGAACGAGGCGCTGGCGCGGCTGCAGGGTCGGGGGCGGCCGCTACCGTCAAGCATTGCCGGGCGGATGGGTGGGGCGATGGGCGCCGACCTGAGCGACGTCCGGATCCATACCGGCAGCGAACCTGCCAATCTCGCGAGATCGGTGCAGGCGACGGCGTTCACGCTTGGAAGAGATATCTATTTCGGAGCGGGTAGCTACGCGCCGCACACCACGTCCGGGCGACGGTTGCTGGCCCACGAGCTGGCCCACACCGTTGAGCAGGGTGCTGCCGCATCCGGACCGGGTCCGGTCATCGGCCGCGCTGCCGACCCCGCGGAGAAGCAGGCCGATCGGGTCGCGGACAACGTTCTGCGGGTGCTGCGGCAGCAAACCCATAATCCCGCGGATCCAGGTGGTGCCACGCGCGGTGACGGCAGTTCGACCTCGCCTTTGTCGGCGCTGCGGGAGCCGTCAGCGGGCGACACCGCGCCGGGCCGGGCACCCGGTGAGGCGCCCCGGTCTGGGCTCGTCGGTCGTCAACTGCGACGCATGGTCGGTTTCGAGGCAGAACTGATGGTGCCCAGCCTTGGGCCGAGCGCCAACCAACTCAAGTACACCAAGGATCCGGACGACGTCACCGATTCCATCAAGTCGTTCCTGGACGGCGGCGTTCCCTACGGCACCGACATCGGCGGCAAGACCGCGGACGTCGACGTGCGCCTGGACAGCGATCACGGGGGGTCGATCGATCGCACCCCGATCGTGAGCAAGCTCGCCGAGCTGGGCTGGATCTCCGGCAAGCCCTCCGAACCGAGGACCAAGATCGAATTCGTCACCAAGGCGGTGGACGAACTTGCGCCTGGCTCCAACAAGAGGCTCAGGACCGTCGGACTGGCTTTGAAGGGCCAGCTCACTGACGCCCTGTCCCAAGCCAAGAGCGGGCAGATGAAGCAGCTCGGGGCGCCCGCGAAGGCCGGCTACATGACCGGTGTGCCCGTCGCCGATCTCGAATGGTGGTGGTTGATGGGCAAGGAGTCCAGCGAAATGGACGCCATGGTCCAGGACTATCTGACGAACGGGATTCAGGACGATGTTTACCTGCAGGCGACGGTGGGGGTCGTCCCCTCCTCCTTGATAAAGTTCTTTGCTCAGGCAGCGCTGCCCGGCGGGAAGGTGGAACTCGCCCCGCCCTCACAGGCACGCCAACAGATTCTCGGCCTGGTGCAGGAGGTCACCTCCGATCTGGAGAAGAAGTTCACGGCGGCCCCGGAGGAGCATTGGGTCAAGAAGCTCGACCAGGTGTCGAAGGATGCATTCCTGGGGCTTCTGGGCCTGATCTACAGCTACCTGCTGGGCGACACGTTGCATCAGACTTCCGGGGGAACGCTCTCCACGGTCAAGAATGCCGTTCCCTTCCTCATCAAGATGAGCCCGTACGGCCTGCTTGCCAGTACCGCACCGCACATGCTCAAGGACAGTCCGCCGCCACGGGAATTCGTGCGCAGTATCGGCAGCTTCTTGAAGAAGTCCAACTACCTGCAGGTTGCCTACTGGGTCGAGGAGGCACGAAAGGAAGGGCCGACCGCGGTCGGCGAGGGCAAACTCGGCGCGAAGCTCGAGGCGCGCCCGAGCTCGACGCGCCTGGTCAAGGGCGACTACACCGACTTCGTCGAGCAGGTTCTCCTGGGCTCGGGAGGGGCGATCGAGGTGGTGGTAGGGAAGGCGTTGCCGGCACCCGACAAGCCGCCCACCGACTCCGGGGGCGTCGATGTGTTCTTCGAGCTCTACAACCAGAGCGGGATTCCGCTGGAGTATCGCGCGATCACCAAGCGCTACAAGGTCTCCGAAGTCCTGCCAGCCATCGGTGAGATCATCAGCGACGTCCGGATGGCCGGCATGAGTGGGCTGACCGAGGAGCAAAAGGCCAAGGTCAAGGAGGCGTACGAGAGCGATGTCTGA
- a CDS encoding serine hydrolase domain-containing protein: MRGLMAILALGAGSLLAVGEPAGSIDDVIESEMPASGVPGLAYAVVADGRLESAGARGVLTLGGDTKVTPDTPFLTGSISKSFTALAIMQLVEAGTVDLDAGVEVYLDGFSGRPAGAITLRELLSHTSGFSTLQGNTSFTDDTGGTDELAWRVDRLAGLTPAAAPGATWEYSNANYEILGRVVEVVGGDEFQSYIAEHILEPVGMTHSFVADGQVHESMATGHRPWFGGMQPLADNRMPRGTAPQGGVVASAADLARYLAMMMNGRDDVLSAQGKSLMMRPASAASPFYGLGWFVDSGDGTVWHSGSSPGYESLATMVPAANTGVVVLVNGGSGMGFGETSRLRDGITAAALGIDQADEEPRLPRQVLFAALVLLPIAYLLCMIWAWRHRVELRAKSGAAGLFSLWFPLFTTLAAAWIILDLVPRLVGSPLRTISLFQPDLGVVLVAAAVTGVLWAVFRLGVAYTARFGQGAAGPAEGRSTTRRRARHPARANQVVR; encoded by the coding sequence GTGCGCGGGCTGATGGCCATCCTCGCCCTCGGTGCCGGCTCCCTGCTGGCGGTGGGCGAGCCGGCGGGATCGATCGATGACGTGATCGAGAGCGAGATGCCAGCCTCCGGCGTCCCCGGACTGGCCTACGCCGTCGTGGCCGACGGCCGGCTGGAGTCGGCCGGAGCGCGCGGTGTCCTGACCCTGGGCGGCGACACGAAGGTCACTCCGGACACCCCATTCCTGACCGGGTCGATCTCCAAGAGCTTCACCGCGCTCGCGATCATGCAACTGGTCGAGGCGGGCACGGTCGACCTCGACGCCGGCGTCGAGGTCTATCTCGACGGGTTCTCCGGTCGGCCCGCGGGGGCCATCACCCTACGCGAGTTGCTGAGCCACACGAGCGGTTTCTCCACCCTGCAGGGCAACACGTCCTTCACGGACGACACCGGCGGGACCGACGAGCTGGCGTGGCGGGTCGACCGGCTGGCCGGGCTCACTCCGGCCGCCGCGCCCGGTGCGACGTGGGAGTACTCGAACGCGAACTACGAGATCCTCGGCCGGGTGGTCGAGGTCGTCGGTGGGGACGAATTCCAGTCCTACATCGCCGAGCACATCCTCGAGCCGGTCGGCATGACGCACAGTTTCGTCGCCGACGGCCAGGTCCATGAGTCGATGGCGACCGGGCACCGACCGTGGTTCGGCGGCATGCAGCCGCTTGCCGACAACAGAATGCCGCGCGGAACGGCTCCGCAAGGCGGCGTCGTCGCCAGCGCCGCCGATCTCGCTCGGTATCTGGCCATGATGATGAACGGGCGCGACGATGTGCTCAGCGCCCAGGGGAAATCGCTGATGATGCGCCCCGCGAGTGCGGCGTCGCCCTTCTACGGGCTGGGCTGGTTCGTGGACTCCGGTGACGGGACGGTCTGGCACTCGGGGTCGAGCCCCGGCTACGAATCGCTCGCGACCATGGTTCCCGCCGCCAACACCGGGGTCGTCGTGCTGGTCAACGGGGGCAGCGGGATGGGCTTCGGGGAGACTTCCCGCCTGCGTGACGGCATCACGGCCGCCGCGTTGGGCATCGATCAGGCCGATGAGGAACCGCGCCTGCCGCGGCAGGTCCTGTTCGCCGCACTGGTGCTGTTGCCGATCGCCTACCTGCTCTGCATGATCTGGGCCTGGCGGCACCGGGTCGAACTTCGCGCCAAATCCGGTGCGGCAGGACTGTTCAGTCTCTGGTTCCCACTGTTCACCACACTGGCCGCGGCGTGGATCATCCTTGATCTGGTGCCGAGACTGGTCGGATCGCCGCTTCGTACCATCAGCCTGTTCCAGCCCGACCTCGGGGTCGTCCTCGTCGCCGCCGCGGTGACCGGCGTGCTCTGGGCCGTCTTCCGGCTCGGGGTGGCCTACACGGCCCGATTTGGACAGGGGGCCGCCGGTCCGGCCGAGGGCCGATCGACCACACGACGCCGAGCTCGCCATCCGGCGCGGGCCAACCAGGTCGTGCGGTAA
- a CDS encoding cation:proton antiporter, translated as MHTSIALLLELGIILAVLSALGALARRFALTPIPLYLLAGLLLGEGGLATVPAAAEFVEIGGSIGVVLLLLTLGLEFSVVELTASLRRHLPSALLDGLLNAAPGALVGWLLGLDPLGMLALAGATWVSSSGIVSRLLGDLDRLGNRETAAVLSVLVLEDFAMAVYLPPLAVLAAGGAGWRALVSALLAAAAVGSAFLVTRRWSRVIGRALSHPEPEQLLLRILGVTLVVAGLAELAGASAAVGAFLVGLCLSGPVADRARVVLSPLRDLFAAIYFLAIGFAIAPAALLPVWPVALGLALVTMATKILSGAYAASRDGVGRRGQLRAGVALIPRGEFSLVIVGLTATAVPRLEPLVAAYVLIVATVGPVIVRFT; from the coding sequence ATGCACACCTCGATCGCCCTACTCTTGGAGCTGGGCATCATCCTGGCTGTGCTGAGCGCGCTGGGCGCGTTAGCTCGCCGGTTCGCGTTGACCCCGATTCCGCTGTACCTGCTGGCCGGACTCCTTCTGGGTGAGGGAGGTCTCGCCACCGTTCCGGCGGCAGCTGAGTTCGTCGAGATCGGCGGGTCGATCGGCGTCGTACTGCTGCTGCTCACCCTCGGCCTGGAGTTCTCAGTGGTCGAGTTGACCGCGAGCCTGCGCCGCCACCTACCTTCGGCGCTACTCGACGGTCTGCTGAACGCAGCTCCGGGCGCCCTCGTCGGCTGGCTGCTCGGACTGGACCCGCTGGGCATGCTCGCGTTGGCCGGCGCGACCTGGGTGTCCTCATCGGGGATCGTTTCCCGCCTACTCGGCGACCTCGACCGGCTCGGTAACCGAGAGACGGCGGCCGTGCTGTCGGTTCTGGTGCTCGAGGATTTCGCGATGGCCGTCTACCTGCCGCCGCTCGCGGTGCTGGCCGCCGGCGGTGCCGGTTGGCGGGCACTGGTGAGTGCTCTGCTCGCCGCGGCAGCGGTGGGCAGCGCCTTTCTGGTCACCCGCCGATGGAGCCGGGTGATCGGTCGGGCCTTATCGCATCCTGAACCGGAACAACTGCTGTTACGCATCCTGGGCGTCACCCTGGTCGTGGCCGGGTTGGCGGAGCTTGCCGGCGCATCTGCGGCGGTCGGCGCGTTCCTGGTCGGGTTGTGCCTGAGCGGCCCGGTGGCCGACCGTGCCCGGGTCGTGTTGAGCCCGTTGCGCGACCTGTTCGCGGCTATTTACTTTCTGGCGATCGGGTTCGCCATTGCCCCGGCCGCATTACTGCCAGTGTGGCCCGTAGCGCTCGGCCTCGCGCTGGTCACGATGGCCACGAAGATCCTCAGCGGGGCCTACGCCGCCAGTCGAGATGGGGTTGGCCGGCGCGGGCAGCTGCGGGCCGGCGTTGCGTTGATTCCGCGCGGCGAATTCTCCTTAGTGATCGTCGGTCTCACCGCGACCGCAGTCCCTCGCCTGGAACCGCTGGTGGCCGCCTATGTACTAATCGTGGCGACCGTTGGGCCGGTAATTGTCCGCTTCACCTGA
- a CDS encoding cation:proton antiporter regulatory subunit, whose protein sequence is MDVNEVLLPGVGLRYEFATAAGPRVGIIARRDGGFEIVGYDRRDPDRSVTLFKLTAEEADAVAEILGAPRIAERFADLTREVPGLSAGQVEVDEGSPYAGRLLGDTRARTLTGASIVAIVRGDEVIASPAPSDVLAAGDVLVVIGTPEGIAGVERILRG, encoded by the coding sequence GTGGACGTCAACGAAGTGTTGTTGCCTGGTGTGGGTTTGCGGTACGAGTTCGCTACCGCCGCTGGCCCTCGGGTCGGCATAATCGCCCGGCGAGACGGTGGCTTCGAGATCGTCGGGTATGACCGGCGGGATCCCGACCGCTCGGTCACGCTATTCAAACTCACGGCCGAGGAAGCGGACGCGGTCGCCGAGATCCTGGGCGCACCGCGCATCGCGGAGCGATTCGCCGATCTGACCCGCGAGGTTCCCGGGTTGAGCGCCGGCCAAGTCGAGGTCGACGAAGGGTCGCCCTATGCAGGGCGATTGCTCGGCGACACCCGGGCGCGGACCCTGACCGGAGCATCAATCGTGGCCATCGTCCGCGGTGACGAGGTGATCGCCTCGCCCGCTCCGTCCGACGTGCTCGCGGCCGGTGACGTCCTGGTCGTCATCGGAACCCCGGAGGGCATCGCTGGGGTCGAACGGATCCTGCGCGGCTGA
- a CDS encoding DUF6788 family protein produces MQIDPEHRAGADQISAQLAALGFVLPGSVTHRQARCGKPSCRCHADPPVLHPPFWSWTRKLAGRTVTRRLTEDQLRDYQPWFDNSRRLRALVTELEDLSLRVLDQDPRWGHK; encoded by the coding sequence GTGCAGATCGATCCCGAGCACCGGGCCGGGGCCGACCAGATCAGCGCGCAGCTGGCCGCCCTCGGGTTCGTCCTGCCCGGCAGCGTGACCCACCGTCAGGCCCGATGTGGCAAGCCCAGCTGCCGATGCCACGCCGACCCGCCCGTGCTCCACCCACCGTTTTGGAGCTGGACCCGAAAGCTCGCGGGCAGGACCGTCACCCGGCGCCTGACCGAGGACCAACTACGCGATTACCAGCCCTGGTTCGACAACTCCCGCCGGCTCCGCGCCTTGGTCACCGAGCTTGAAGACCTGTCACTACGCGTGCTCGACCAGGACCCTCGGTGGGGGCACAAATAG